AACAATTACTTCACCGAGTTTTTGGCCTTCTCTGACTTCACCTTTTACCTTCTCCTGAACATTAATCTCTTTTTTTATAGAATCCTTTTTATCATAAGGCACAGGGTATGAAAAACTTGAATTTACCACACCCTTTATCTTTCTATATTTACCATCTATAAGGAAGATATCCTTATCTATTACCTCACCCTTCTTTACAACATTTATAACCTTATACTGTGAAAAAGCCTTTTTGAACTTCTCAATGGCAACTTCATCCCTTATCTTTGCCGAAGGACTTCCCAGAACCACAACTATAAATCTAAGTTCCCCTTTCTTTCCTGTGGCAACTACATTAAAGCCTGTTTCTCTGTAATATCCTGTCTTTAATCCATCAACAACTCCGGGCATTTTTGTAAGTAGTTTATTATGGTTATTCATTATAAACTTTCCATCTCTGAAACCTTCTGTGGCAATGGATGTCCATTCAAGTATCTTGGGATATTTAAGTAATTCCCTTGCCAGGATAGCCAGGTCATGGCATGAACTCAAATCCTCTTTATCACCTTTTGAGGGTGGAAGGCCATGGACTGAATTAAATTCAGTGTCATTCATACCCAATGCCTTTGCCTTTTCATTCATAAGTCTTACAAATGCATCTTTACTTCCAGCAACAAATTCTGCAACTGCATAGGCTGCATCATTACCTGAGGCAACAAGGACTGCCTTCATAATTTCCTCTAATGTGAAGGTCTCTCCCTCTTTAAGGTAGACTTGGCTGCCTCCTATCTTTGATGCCTCTTTTGATGTAACTATTTTATCAGTCAGGTTTATTTCCTTTCTATTAAGTTTATCAATTACTACATAAGCGAGCATTAATTTTGTTACGCTTGCCGGAGGTCTTCTTTCATGGATATTTTCACCCTCCAGCATCTTTCCGGTTACTGCCTCTGTGACTATAAATGCCTTATATGGTGCTACCTTTTCCTGAGTAGGGGCTTTCTGGGTCTTTTTATGAGCAATCTTATGAACTGTTGGCCTTGCATATGCAAAGGTTGCCCAGAACATCAGAATAAGCATTATAACAATAAATCTTCGCATCCTTTTAGCTCCTTATCCTGTCATGATTCAACATCCAATTATCTTAACCCTATTTCATCTTGTCAGTAAAAACCTTTATTAGATCTATAGGTATTGGAAACACGATGGTTGAATTCTTTTCAGTAGATATCTCTATTAATGTCTGAAGATAACGGAGTTGCAAAGCCATAGGATTCTGGGAGAGTATCTCTGATGCCTCTGCAAGCTTTGTTGCTGCCTGATATTCTCCTTCGGCACCGATAACCTTTGCCCTTCTTTCCCTCTCTGCCTCTGCCTGCCTTGCAAGGGCACGCTGCATCTCCTGAGGTAGATCTACATTCTTGACCTCTACATTCGCTACCTTAATACCCCATGGCTCTGTATGGGCGTCCAGAATGTCTTGAAGCCTGTCATTTATCTTTTCTCTATGGGATAAAAGCTCATCGAGTTCTGCCTGACCCAAAACGCTTCTTAAAGTAGTCTGGGCAAGCTGACTTGTTGCATATAG
The sequence above is drawn from the Syntrophorhabdaceae bacterium genome and encodes:
- a CDS encoding D-alanyl-D-alanine carboxypeptidase family protein; the protein is MRRFIVIMLILMFWATFAYARPTVHKIAHKKTQKAPTQEKVAPYKAFIVTEAVTGKMLEGENIHERRPPASVTKLMLAYVVIDKLNRKEINLTDKIVTSKEASKIGGSQVYLKEGETFTLEEIMKAVLVASGNDAAYAVAEFVAGSKDAFVRLMNEKAKALGMNDTEFNSVHGLPPSKGDKEDLSSCHDLAILARELLKYPKILEWTSIATEGFRDGKFIMNNHNKLLTKMPGVVDGLKTGYYRETGFNVVATGKKGELRFIVVVLGSPSAKIRDEVAIEKFKKAFSQYKVINVVKKGEVIDKDIFLIDGKYRKIKGVVNSSFSYPVPYDKKDSIKKEINVQEKVKGEVREGQKLGEVIVKFGDDIIARIDIVSPVHIPKANLFTRFIRRMGLNI
- a CDS encoding slipin family protein; its protein translation is MIPILFVIIIIVFFLASAIKILNEYERGVVFRLGRVLGSPKGPGLIILIPIIDRMVKVSLRTVVLDVPPQDVITKDNVSIKVNAVVYFRVVEALKAIVEIENYLYATSQLAQTTLRSVLGQAELDELLSHREKINDRLQDILDAHTEPWGIKVANVEVKNVDLPQEMQRALARQAEAERERRAKVIGAEGEYQAATKLAEASEILSQNPMALQLRYLQTLIEISTEKNSTIVFPIPIDLIKVFTDKMK